Sequence from the Candidatus Paceibacterota bacterium genome:
CCGGGGGGAGTGGGCGGTCACTGTGTCATCGCCAATGCTGAGTTGCTAAAATCTACCTCTGCCAAGCGATTGGTCAAAGAAAATGCCGAGTTTGTCAAAGCTAAATCACGTAGATCTAAGTCCAAGTAGGCTTACCTGCAGCCGGTTGGTTTAGAGTTAAAATTTATTATGTCTCTTTCGACAGACGAAAATCATATCATCGTCAATTATCATTATGTGGAGGATCCGCGAGATGATCTTTCCGGTGTTCATCCCTGCACGCCAAAAGAATTTGAGAGGCAAGTAAAATTCTTGTCCGAAAATTACAAAATAGTCTCGGTAGGGGAGGTGCTGGAAGCTACGCGTTTGGATGTCAGTCGTGGTGCCAAGCCGACGGTTGCCGGTAATCCGAGTCGGTTCTGTGCCATAACTTTTGATGACGGTCTGCAAAACCAATTTCAATATGCGGCACCGATTTTGGAAAAGTACGGGGCGACAGCGACTTTTTTTGTTATCACCAGTACCTTTTCCGGGACGGTTCCTTCAGCCCATAAAATTCACGTGGTGCTTTCGGCTGCTTCAACCGAGAAACTGATTGATATGTTCAACGAGTTTTTGATCAGGACCTATCCTGATCTAGAGGCACAGCATTTTATTCCTAAAGATCGACGCATCACAATGCGGCGTAAATATGACAGCTTGCTTGATGCCAACTTCAAAGAGACTTTGATTGTTGTTCCGTCGGAAGTTCGTGACGCTTTTTTAATTGAGGCTTTTGACAAATTTGGGCTTGATGAGTCGACCGTTAATCAGATGCTTTTTATGAAAGAGGCGGAAATCAGCGATCTGGCCAGTCGGGGTTTTTTTATTGAAAATCATACCCATGAGCACGGTTCTCTGGAGCAGGTTTCAGTCGAAGCCCTAACGGCCGATCTCGAAACTGCCAACTCGATCTTACATAAATTGTTGGGTCGACGGCCGACGGTGATTTCTTATCCGCATGGCCGTTTTGACGAACGGATTCGCGATGTGATTGTTAAGGCCGGTTTAAAATACGGTGTGACAATCGAGCCACGTTCAGTTTCATCAAAAGACGATTCTTTTTTGATACCCCGTTACGATACTAACGATTTAAAGAAATATATAAACCAATGAATATCGGCGTTGATTTGGTCGCAATCAAAAAATTCCATAAAATCAAGGCTCACGACTATAAACACTGGTCAAGAGTTTTTTCGATGTTAGAGTGGGAGTATGCTTTCAAGGATGGCTTATCTGCTTCGCACTTGGCCGGCATCTTCGCCGCCAAGGAAGCGGCGATGAAAGCTACCGGTTTGGTAGGAGTGGAGAATTATCGTAAGTTTGAGGTTCGCCATGATAAACTGGGGGCTCCGAAACTTAATTTAAAAGGTTCTAAACTGAGCCTTTCTCATGATCAGGGGTTGGCGATTGCGTTTGTTCTAGCCTCGACTAAAAAATAGGCTTATGTCTTTTCGTGATTTACAAATGAAGATCGGAGAATTAATTTCCAGTCGGACTGCTACGGTGGCTGACTATTTAAAGATTTCAAAGGAGATAGTGCCCGCCGGTGAATTTCCGTTTTATTTTCGCCAGATCAAAGCCGCTTTTTTGAGCAGTTACACGATTCAAGGATTACCGGAGGTGTTTCAGGTTCGAGGTGTTTTTCATAATTTAAAGATCAGCACTTACACTGCTCCTTACGCGCAGATTAGTCAGGAAATTTTAAATCAAGCAAGCGAACTTTATAAGTTTAATCCGGACATTGTTTACATTTTGGCGGAGCAGAAAGATTTTCTCGGTGATGGCCATTTGGCTCAGCTGGTCGAAACCTTAAAGGAGAAGACTGAGGCAGAAGTAATTCTGGTTTTGGCGGGCGGGGAAAACCGGGGCAGGGAGAGGCTGCACATTTTTGACTTCGAATCTTTTTTGGACAAAATTGGTCGTGCGGGAAATTGGTATACCAAATTCAAAGACTTGGGTGATCTGCGGTTGGCGCCACAAGCGTTTCCGGTTCTTGCTGAGTCCCTCTTGGCTTACGCGGTGGCATCGGCCGGCAACAACAAGAAATGCCTGGTAGTTGATTTAGACAATACCCTCTGGACCGGCGTGGCTGGTGAGGATGGGCCGCGAAAAGTCGTGCCAAACCAAAAGCTCCAGGAACATCTGCTCGGACTCTATAAGCGGGGTGTAGTCCTGGCGATTAACAGCAAAAATAATCCGGAAGATGCTTTTGAGGTAATTGATAATCATCCAGAGATGATTTTGCGTCGGGATCATTTTGCCGCTTGGCGGATTAACTGGAATAATAAAGATTCAAATTTAATTGAGCTTAGCGAGGAGATGTCTCTGGGAACCGCTAGTTTTGCTTTTATTGATGATGATCCACTTAATCTCGGACTAGTGAGATCGAATTTGCCGGAAGTTGCGGTAATGCATCCGGATTCGGTTTTTGATTACGTCGGTTTCCACTCGTTTAATCTGACCAGGGAAGATGTGCGCCGGGGCGAAATGTATGTCGAGGAGCGGCGGCGTAAAGAATTGAAACAAGCTGTGCCGGACCAAGAAGATTTTTTGCGAAAATTAAATATGGAGGTTTCGATTTCGCCGGTCTCCGATAGTAATCTTGGCCGTGCCAGTCAGCTGACTCAGAAAACCAATCAATTTAATTTAACCACTCGCAGATATTCTGAGTCAGAAATTAGAAAGTTTCTTGAAACCGGTTGGAAAATTTGGTCTCTTCAGGTTAAGGATGTCTTCGGTGATTACGGGATAGTTGGTCTGGCCATGTTTGATTCGGCCAAGGGCCATTTAGACAACTTTATGCTTAGCTGCCGAGTTTTGGGGCGTGGCGTCGAGACGGCTCTTTTGGCGCAGGTTCTAACTGAAGCTCAAAAATCAGATCTTAAAGTCGTTTCAGCCGAATTTATCAGAACCAAAAAAAATCTGCCGGCGGAGACCTTTCTCGCCCAGTCAGGTTTTGAGTTGGTCGGAAAGGATGCAACCAGAGAGTCATATGAGTACGATTTGTCCAAGAAGTGCATTGTTCCGAATTATGTTAGAGTGACGGTATCTGAAAGCGAAGATCTGTAATTTACGGCCTATTTAATATGGAAAAATTAAATCAAATTTTGGCTAAAGTCTTGGAAATTGATCCGAACAGTATCACGGATTTGACTAGTCCGGAGAATACTCCGAGCTGGGATTCGTTTAATGGGCTACTTTTAATCACGGAATTGGAAAAAGGTTTTGAGGTTAAGTTTACCATTGACGAAGTGGTGGCAGTGAAAAATGTCGGCGATATTAAAAAAGCGCTTAAACGGCAAGGTGTTAAGCTTGATTAAAATGCCTGATAAAAATTTAAAAATCAATTTAAATAAGTTTTCCTATCAAGATCTCAAGATTGGTGATGAGTTTTCTTTTGAACGGAAAATCGAAGAGGTGGACGTTAAAGGTTTTGCTGATCTCTCGGGTGATTATAGTCCGCTCCATACCGATCCTACTTATGCCAAGTCATCCGAATTCGGTGAGAGGATTGTTCATGGCATGTTCTTGGGCTCGCTCTTCTCTACCTTAATTGGAATGTTGGTCCCAGGTGAAAAGGCACTTTACCTATCTCAAGACCTTAAATTTGTAAAACCGGTTTTAATTGGTGAGACAGTTTTTGTCGAAGGCAGGATTACTTCCAAAACCGATGCTTTAAAGATAATCACCCTGCAAACGGAAATTAAAAATCAGAAGGGCGAAGTGGCGGTCAGTGGCACGGCCAGAGTTAAGGTTAGAGAATAATATGTCTGAATTAAAAAATAAAATTGCAGTAGTTTTGGGCGGGACCGGTAGCCTTGGCGGGGCGATTGCCGAGGCTTTAGAGAAAGAAGGAATGGTAGTTATAAAACATGGACGAAAAGCCGGTGAATATTCCGCCGATCTTGCCAAGGATGGTGAATTACTGAGGCTATTGGGACACGTCGTCAGTAAATTCGGCCGGATCGATATTCTAGTAAATTCCGTAAGCGCGCCGCTTACGCTTTCAGCGTTTGATAAAAAGACGTGGGACGATTTCCTGAATCATCTAAATATTCAACTCAAATCGGCAGTTATTGCTTCGCAATTTGTTTTACCTGAGATGGCTAAGCGAAAGTTTGGTAAAATAGTCAATATTATTACTTCCGCAGTGGAGGGCGTGCCACCAAGCCATATGGCAGACTATGTCACTGCCAAATATGCCCTGCTCGGTCTCACTAAGGCTCTGGCCAAGGAACATGGTCGTTTTGGTGTGACGGTTAGTGCCGTTTCCCCAAGTCTCGTGAAAAATGATTTTACCAAAACAATGCCGGCCAAAATGATTGAGATTCTTGAGGCGCAAAGCCCTTCTTCCCGTTTAGTCACTCCTTCCGATGTGGCCGAGGCAGTTCTTGCTCAGGTGAAAAATTTTTCTCAAGATGTGAATGGTGAAAATATCGTAGTCTTGCCGTAGGTTTTTGGTGTTTGGACAAATATATGGACGATATCAATCTGATCGGGTATCAAAAAAATGATTACCAAAAACTGCGCGATTTTGTCGGGCAGACTTTTCAATCTAAATATATTTTAGGTGATGAGAAGTTTTTGGATTGGCAATACAGTGGCAGTGGTGCTTTGCTGTTAGCAAAGGTTCGCGAAGAGATTGTCGGTTTTCTGGGCTATAAAGATTTTCCCTATAAAATTTATGGAGAGACCAAGGAGGTTAGGGTGGTCATGAATTTTTTTGCGGCTCCAAAATATCGGCGGGCCGGTGTCGGTCCAAGACTGGCACAACAGGTTTTTAGCACACCCAATTGTATTCTAGTTTCCGGCTATAATGACACCGCCCAGAGTCTCTATGAGCACTTGCGAGCTAATTGGACAGGGTCCGGAGATCTTTTTAGATTTTTCTCAGTTCTCGCTCCTCATAAGTTGATGAGTCACCTTAAGCCGCTAGCTTCATCTTTTGGGCGAAAAAAGGCGCTGGGCAGTGTCAATATTAAAGTGACAGTTGTCCAAAAAATTTCTAAAGATGTTGACGAGTTCTGGCAGACTGTTCGGGACAGGTATTCGGTCACCATTGAGAGAGGCTCTGAATATCTGAAGTGGCGATATCTCGGCCATCCATTTTTTGATTATCAATTTTTAGAGGCGCGCGAAGATGGCAAGTTGCTTGGTTTTCTGATTTATCGATTTGAAGAGGTTGAAGACTTTAAAATTGCCCGTATTATTGATTTTGTTTCTAATGAAGTTGCGGAAGTCTCACTCTTGAAGAAGTTTTTGGATCTGGCTAGAACGGCCGGGGCACAGGCGGCCGATTTTATGTTTTCTGGACAGCTTTATCAAGATTCTCTAAAAGTGGCAGGGTTTTTCGATGTGTCTGGGACAGATTTTTCAAAATTTCCAGTCCGTTTTAATCCGATTTCTTATTCAAAATTTAATATCAATATCGCTTGCGATATTCAGGCCCCGATTCAGGATATGTATTTAACCAAAGGGGACAGCGACCAAGATCGTCCCAATCCACACTGATTGCCGGTCGCTCGGGATTTGGAGAAGACGGTGTGGTAGAATTCTGTAATATTTAGAGACCGGAAGTCGTTATAGTTTCATATAGACGGAGAAAGTGGTTTGACTTTTTACCAAAATAATATAGAGTACGAAAATGCCTGCGGACCTAAAAAATAAGTTTGATTTCAATAATCTCTTCACCTTTGAGATGGCCAATAACCACCAAGGGTCGGTCGAACATGGCAAGAAAATTATCCAGGAAATGGGGAAAATTGCCAAGGAATTTGACCTGAAAGCTTCGGTAAAATTGCAGTTTAGGAACCTTGATACTTTTATCCACCCGGACTATAAAAATCGGACTGATGTTAAGCATATTCCGCGTTTCATGTCGACCAAGCTTTCCGAAGTCCAGTTTAGAGAATTGGTTGATGAGACCAGGAGGAACGGTTTGATTACCATGGCCACTCCTTTTGATGAGGATTCGGTTGAGACTATGAACCGACTTGGGATTGAAATTATGAAGGTTGCCAGTTGCTCGGCTCATGATTGGCCGTTACTGGCTAAGATTGCCGAAGTTGGCAAGCCGATTATAGTTTCCGTTGGTGGGTTAACTATTAAAGAAGTCGACCGAGTTGTCTCATTTTTTGAACATCGTGGTGCCGACTTTGCCATGATGCATTGCGTGGCGATTTATCCGACTCCGAGCGAAAAACTTCATCTCAACCAGATTGAGATTATGAAGCGTCGCTACCCGCATCTCACAGTCGGTTTTTCTACCCATGAGGCTCCGGATAATACTTCTGTCATCGGTCTTGCCTATGCCAAAGGTGCTCGAATTTTTGAAAAGCATGTCGGAGTGCCGACTGACTCGATCAAGCTCAATGCTTATTCATCTAATCCGAATGAAACTCGAAATTGGGTCAAAGCTTACAAGCAAGCTCTGGCTTCTTGCGGTGATAACAATGAGCGACAAGTGCCACCGGAAGAAATTGCTGACTTGCGGTCTTTGATGCGCGGAGTTTACGCCAAAAAAGAAATCAAGGCCGGCAGTCCGATTAAGAGGGAAGATGTTTTCTTTGCCATGCCATATCTTTCTCACGAACAACTTCGAAGCGGGCGATTTAATAATAATTTAGTGGCTGACAAAAATTACAAAGTCGGTGAGCCAATTAGCGCCATAGTTGAACCGCCACGACCGAGCAAAAAAGATATTATCTATTCAGCCATCCACGCCGCCAAGGGAATGCTCAACGAGGCGAAAATTCCTTTGAGTCATGACTTTAAGGTAGAAATTTCTCACCACTATGGCCTGGAGAAATTCAATGAGACCGGCTGTATTATTGTCGACTGTATCAATCGAGAATATGCCAAGAAATTGATTATTCAGTTTGCGGGCCAGTTCCATCCAATTCATTACCACAAAGTTAAGGATGAGACTTTCCAGATTCTCCACGGTTCAATGGAGGCTAATGTTGAGGGGAAAAATTACACTCTTTATCCTGGCGATACCCTTTGGGTACCGCGCGGAGTTTGGCACAGTTTTAAAACTGATACTGGTGTCATTTTCGAAGAAATTTCCACTACCAGCCTCGAAACTTCCGGCGATTCCTACTATGTCGATAAAGATATTGCCGAGAAGCCTCGCGAAATGCGCAAAACTAAGCTTCTAAATTGGGGCCGACACCAATTCGATGACTTACCGGATTAGATGAAATCATGAAGATTTACGCTATCATACCGGCCAGAGGTGGTTCCAAAGGTGTGCCGGGCAAGAATGTTAAATTGTTGAATGGCAAGCCTTTAATCGCTTGGACGATTGAGGCGGCAAAAGCTGTGCCAGAAATTAGCAAGGTGATCGTGAATACTGATGATGAGGAGATTGCTGAAGTGTCTAAAAAATATGGTGCAGAAATTTTCATGAGGCCAAAAGAGTTGGCCGAAGATTTAACTTTAGATTTGCCGGTCTTTAGACACCATCTAGAAACCTTGAAATCTAAAAATGATTTGCCAGATATGATAGTTGATTTAAGGGCAACTGCACCTTTAAGAAATTCGGCTCGTATCAGGGAGGGAATTGAGCTCTTGAGCAGGGCTGGTAAAGCGAAAGCTGATTCTGTTCGGGCTGTGGCCAAGGCAGCGAAACACCCCTACAAAATGTGGAAGCTTAATGTCGGTTTCCTAAACCCTCTTTACAGTGAAGAGGAAAGTGGATTTAAGGATTCCTGGGATGCGCCAAGGCAGTCTTTTCCTTTGGTGTACCAGAATAATGGTTGCATGAACGCCTTTTGGCCGGAGACAATTCTGGAAAAAAAAACTATGACTGGCAAAAAAATTCTCGGCTATACAATGGAGGACTGGGAATCGGTTAACATTGACACCTCGATTGATTTTTTATTGGCTGAAGAATTGATGAAAAAGCATTCAGCCGAATTCACTAAGTAATCAGATTTCTTTACAAAACATTAAAGATATGTTAGTCCTTAAATAGATTTCCAGACCCGACATCGGGTTTGGTCAATGGACTTTGATAAGAAATTCAACAAATCTTCAACATGGAAACAACTCTATTTTTTCTGTTTATGTTGCCTGGAACAATCGCCCTCGGTCTCTATGATGTCTTGCTGAAAAAAACTCTTGCGTCCGGCATCAACAAAGATTTCCTATTGAGTACCGTGTTCATGTTGTCAGGAGCCGTCTTGTTTTTGGTGTCGAGTTTTATTGGTTTTCCAGAAGTAAAAACGGGCTTCTGGTTTGCGCTAGCTATATCAGTTGTTTTTGCTTCAGCCGGCCATTATGCCTGGTATTCTGCAATGTCATATCGCGACGAAGTTTCCTTGATATCTCCGCTCCGAACACTCACACCTCCGATCGTGCTATTGACCGGTATGTTGTTTCTTGGAGAGAGACCGACCGTTTGGGGTATCTTGGGGGTTGTTGTGACTGTAATCGGACTCTGGTTCCTGATGTATTCAGAGGCTGGATTTGCGAAAACTAAACTTTCGACTGTTCTGAAAAGCCAAGGTGTCAAAATGGGAATAGCTACAGCAGTTTTGTTTGCCATTTCCTTTCCTTTTGACAAAAAGATTGTTGTTTTGTCCTCGGCTGTTTTTTCTGGAGCGGTGTCCTTTTTCCTGATTGGTGTGATTGTGTTTTTCATCTCTAGCTTTAAATTTAGGGAGCCTGGGTGGGGAATCGGCCAGATGTTTACCAGAAAGTCTTTCCTATTCGTGGCTGGCCTGGTGATTTTGTTCAGCCTTGGTCTGGTGTTGACTTTTGAGGCCTTGAACTATTCTTTTGCTGCCTATGCTGCATCGGCTAAGAGGCTGGTTGCAATTTGGGCAGTTATCTTTGGCGGATCGTTCCTTAAAGAAAAGAATATTAATAGAAAAATTTTGGCAGTTGTCATCATGATAGCCGGTACGGTCCTGTCCGTTCTTGGAGGATGACGGGGGTTCTTTAAGCGTCACACCGAAAAGTTTTCGGTGTTTTTTATTTCTAACCACAATCTCGTGAATCAAATGGGGCTAATTTTATTGACACTATTGTTTATCTGATATATGGTGTGAACAGAACCGAGCTACTCGGTTGTTCTACCAAGTGAACCCTCAACAAAGGGCTAAATATGAAAGTAAAAGTCATTGGGGCAGGATCGATCGGGAACCATCTTTCACAAGCTGCCAGGCGAATGGGCTGGGATGTGTCAGTGGTGGATCGGGATCAGGAAGCACTTCGGCGGATGAAGGAAGATATTTTTCCTTCTCGCTACGGTGCCTGGGATGAAAAGATCCAACTTTTTGATTCGGCGAATGAACCGAAAGGTGGCTTCGATGTGATCTGCATTGGCACACCTCCGGATGTTCGACTACATTTGGCTTTGCAAGCACTCGAAGAGAAGCCAAAAGTTTTGCTTCTTGAAAAGCCACTCTTTACGCCGGATTTTGCCGAACGGGAGGAGTTTGCCGACTTTATGAATCAGGTGACGAAGCCGATCAGCCCGACGACGGTTCTGGCTGGTTACGACCATGCGGTTTCGGCGGCGATTGATTTCGTCTCCGAAATGCTACGCGAGAGTTCAATTGGTGAAGTCCAAACTTTGGATGTTGAATTCCGCGAGAACTGGGAGGGAATTTTCAAAGCCCACCGGTGGCTCAAAGGTCCGGCTGACTCTTACTTGGGCTTCACGGCTCGAGGCGGAGGAGCTTCTGGCGAGCATTCACACGCTTTGCACCTCTTCAATCATCTGGCGCTTGAGGCCGGTCTTGGTCAAGTTGTGATGGTCACTCCGTTTCTAAAAATGGAGGAGCCACCGACCGGTGGGAAGTATGATTCCATCGCCTGTTTCAATCTGACGACTGCGAGCGGAGTCATTGGTCGAGTGGTTCAAGATGTCGTTACCAAGCCGACTCGCAAGTGGGTCAGATTGCAGGGGTCGAAGGGTTTCATTGAATGGATCTGCAATGGGCACACGGAAGGTGATTTGGTTCGCTTCCAAACTTTCGGTTCGCCGGAGGTTAAAGAAAAAGTCTTTGCCAAGAGACGGCAGGACGACTTCTTCCAGGAGATGCTCCACATTCAAAAAGTGATCGAGACGAGGGCCGCAGTTGGAAACGGTGGCAGTGCTTGGCGATCCCCGGTTTCTTTGGAGAGCGGACTCTTGGTGATGGAGATTTTGCAGGCTGCCAGGCGAAGTGATGAAAATCAGCATTTGCCAGCCTTCCAGTTCTAGTCTTTCAAGGGCGCGAGGATTACCTCGCGCCCCTTTAATTTTCTCAAATGGTAAGTCAATTTAGATTGTGATATATTCAAAGGGTTATGGAGGTGAATAAAATTTTGAGAAGAGTTGTTTTGGTCGGAATATTTTTGGTGCCGTTCATTCCTCTAGTTGTCACCAACAGTAGTTTTTTTCCATTTATTAGTGGTAAAGGTTTTGTTTTTAGAATTATCACCGAAATTATTTTGGCCTGCTGGCTAATCTTGGCTTTGCGGTCGGTGAGTTTTCGTCCTAAAAAGCATTTACTAATCTGGATGCTAGGAGCCTTTTTGCTGGTAATGTTGGTTGCTGACGCTTTAAGTCTGAATACTTACAAAAGTTTTTGGAGCAATTTTGAACGAATGGAGGGTTATATCACGCTGCTTCATCTCGTGGCCTATTTTCTGGTTATCGGAACAGTTCTCCGGGCAGAGAAACTTTGGACTCGATTTTTCCAAACAGTAATCGGCGTCAGTACATTGGTTTCGGCTTATGCAGTCTTTCAGCTGCTGGGCATTTTTGTCATACACCAAGGGGCTACCAGATTGGACGCGACAATGGGCAATGCAACTTATTTAGCGGTCTATCTCTTATTTACCTCCTTTCTTACGGTTTTTCTTTGGCTTCGAGATAAAAACGGCATAGGTATGAGAATTACCTACGGTGTGATTTTGTTTTTGCAATTATTTGGTCTTTATAATACTGCCACTCGAGGTGCATTGCTGGGTCTTGTCGGCGGGACGATTGTGGCGTTGATTTGTCTAGTCCTGTTTGAGAGAGTTCATTTAAAGAGTAGAAGGATTGCCGGCGGAGCTTTAATTGTGATGCTTGTTATGGTTATTGGTTTCGCTTTAATTAGAGATTCTAATTTTTTGCAAAACAAAGGGCCACTTTCTCGCTTGGCTTCAATTTCTCTGGCTGAAGGTCAGCCACGATTTCAGGTTTGGAATATGGCTTGGCAAGGCTTTAAAGAGAAGCCGATTTTTGGTTGGGGCCAAGAGAGTTTCAATTATGTTTTTAACAAATATTATAATCCGGAAATGTACGGTCAGGAGCAATGGTTTGATCGGGCACATAATGTTTTTCTCGACTGGTTGATTGCTGGCGGAATTTTGGGATTTTCAGTCTACCTCGGCCTGTATTTGTCAGCCCTATACTCAATTTGGCGAAGTGGTGGCGATAAGCGGTTTTCAGTAATTGATAAGGCCATTTTGACCGGCCTTATCATTGCTTACGGCATAAACAATATTTTCGTGTTTGACCAGCTTGTTAGCTATTTGATGTTTTTCTCGTTGTTGGCCTATCTTTATACTAAAGATACTGCGACAGAGTTGGGCGACTATAATAAAGTCAGTCTTGATTACCGATTAGACAAGGGAACAACCGATAGGATCTTTGTGCCGGCAATTGTTGTGCTGGCTGTTGTCTCCCTATATTTTGTGAATGTTAAAGGTATTCTTCAGAGCCGGGCACTTACTTCGGCGCTTCATCAGCGGAGCGAGGGGCCGTCAAAAAATTTGGAATTATTCATAAAAGCCGTGTCATACGATTCTTTTGGTCAGGCCGAAGTTCGTGAACAGTTGGCCCAAGCTGCTTACGCTTTCGGCAGGTCAAATGCACCAATCGAAATTAAACAGGCTTTTTTTGATTTGACGAAAACTGAGTTGCTAAAGCAGATTGCCGAAACCCCCCAGGATGCGAGGTACCAGCTTTTTATGGCGACTTTCTTGAATAACTTCCAGATTTATGATGAGGCGCTGAAGTATTACGATATGGCGCGTGCTCTTTCGCCCCAAAAACAATCAATTATGTTTGAGTTGGGTTCGCTTTATATCAACAACGGTGACCCGAACAAAGCTCTGGACATTTTTAAGCAAGCCCTAGATCTTGAGCCAAATTATGTTGACGCCCGGAAAACTTACGGTGTCGGCGCGATTTACGCGAAAAGGTTAGATTTGGCCCGCGAAATTCTGGTGCCGATTTACGGAACAATTCTTGTTCCTGACAGTCGCTTCATTAACGCTTTTGCGGCTATCGGCGATTTTGATAGTGTGGCCAAACTCTGGCAACTTGTTATCAAAGATAGCCCGAACGACCCGGCCCCGCGGTTGTCTTTGGCCGCGACCTATTTGAAGCTTGGTCAACGACAGGCGGCAGTAGCGGAAATTCAAAAGGCGATCGAGCTTAATCCGGGCGTTAAAGAACAGGGTGAATATTATATTCGCGAGATTCAAGCCGGCCGGAACCCTTGACACTCTGAGAAATATCTGTAGTCTGTAATATAGAACCGTGGCCAATTGAGGCCGAAACAAAACTGAATGGGAGAGTATTCATGAGGATCAAAAAGATAGTGTTCGACTTTGACGGAGTTTTGACCAAAGGCGGGGAACCGCTCAAGGAACAAGCCTGGGACTTTATGGCTGACCTGTGGAGTGGTCAGGCCAAGAAATGGCTTGGTGAAGCTCGCCTTAAATTTGGGCAAGGTAAAGGATCCAGATTTGATATTCTGAAGTATGTTATTCTCCGGTTCGGCCACACCGAAGCGTTTGACGATGTCTTGGTTCCAGCCTATGCCGAGTGCTATGACCAGATTGTCCAACGACTGCTGGTTGATAGCGGTTTGGCAGAACATGCCGAAGAGCTTCTGGATTCTCTTCAAACATTCAGATTCGAGTTGTATGTCAATTCTGCTACCCCAACCCCCGGACTTTTGAAAAGCTTGCAGGCGCTTCGGATTGACGACTACTTTGAAAAAATTCTTGGTTGGCCGAACAGAAAGCTCGAAAATTTGCGGATTGTCAGAAGTTCTACGCCCGCGGCGGAACCGAAGGAAATCGTTTTCGTCGGAGACGGCGAAAATGACTGGAAGGCGGCCAAAGATTTCGGTTGCCATTTCGTTGGTATGGCCAATTCCTGGAACAATTGGGGGGAGAGGCGACCGAAGGGGATGCCGAAGTACTGTTTGATCAGTGACCTTCAGGAGATTCCGAAAAAGATCGCTCTTTTTGAAAAGAAGTAGGGATTTGGGCCGGCAATCGCGACGATTGCCGGCCCTTTAATTTTCTTGACAAAGTCGAGACAGTGTGCTAGTCTCAGAACAGAAAAGCTGGCTTAAAACCGGCAGTTGTTTGATAG
This genomic interval carries:
- a CDS encoding polysaccharide deacetylase family protein, coding for MSLSTDENHIIVNYHYVEDPRDDLSGVHPCTPKEFERQVKFLSENYKIVSVGEVLEATRLDVSRGAKPTVAGNPSRFCAITFDDGLQNQFQYAAPILEKYGATATFFVITSTFSGTVPSAHKIHVVLSAASTEKLIDMFNEFLIRTYPDLEAQHFIPKDRRITMRRKYDSLLDANFKETLIVVPSEVRDAFLIEAFDKFGLDESTVNQMLFMKEAEISDLASRGFFIENHTHEHGSLEQVSVEALTADLETANSILHKLLGRRPTVISYPHGRFDERIRDVIVKAGLKYGVTIEPRSVSSKDDSFLIPRYDTNDLKKYINQ
- a CDS encoding 4'-phosphopantetheinyl transferase superfamily protein, which encodes MNIGVDLVAIKKFHKIKAHDYKHWSRVFSMLEWEYAFKDGLSASHLAGIFAAKEAAMKATGLVGVENYRKFEVRHDKLGAPKLNLKGSKLSLSHDQGLAIAFVLASTKK
- a CDS encoding SDR family oxidoreductase, translated to MSELKNKIAVVLGGTGSLGGAIAEALEKEGMVVIKHGRKAGEYSADLAKDGELLRLLGHVVSKFGRIDILVNSVSAPLTLSAFDKKTWDDFLNHLNIQLKSAVIASQFVLPEMAKRKFGKIVNIITSAVEGVPPSHMADYVTAKYALLGLTKALAKEHGRFGVTVSAVSPSLVKNDFTKTMPAKMIEILEAQSPSSRLVTPSDVAEAVLAQVKNFSQDVNGENIVVLP
- a CDS encoding MaoC family dehydratase; translated protein: MPDKNLKINLNKFSYQDLKIGDEFSFERKIEEVDVKGFADLSGDYSPLHTDPTYAKSSEFGERIVHGMFLGSLFSTLIGMLVPGEKALYLSQDLKFVKPVLIGETVFVEGRITSKTDALKIITLQTEIKNQKGEVAVSGTARVKVRE
- a CDS encoding GNAT family N-acetyltransferase; the encoded protein is MDDINLIGYQKNDYQKLRDFVGQTFQSKYILGDEKFLDWQYSGSGALLLAKVREEIVGFLGYKDFPYKIYGETKEVRVVMNFFAAPKYRRAGVGPRLAQQVFSTPNCILVSGYNDTAQSLYEHLRANWTGSGDLFRFFSVLAPHKLMSHLKPLASSFGRKKALGSVNIKVTVVQKISKDVDEFWQTVRDRYSVTIERGSEYLKWRYLGHPFFDYQFLEAREDGKLLGFLIYRFEEVEDFKIARIIDFVSNEVAEVSLLKKFLDLARTAGAQAADFMFSGQLYQDSLKVAGFFDVSGTDFSKFPVRFNPISYSKFNINIACDIQAPIQDMYLTKGDSDQDRPNPH
- a CDS encoding acyl carrier protein, which gives rise to MEKLNQILAKVLEIDPNSITDLTSPENTPSWDSFNGLLLITELEKGFEVKFTIDEVVAVKNVGDIKKALKRQGVKLD
- a CDS encoding HAD-IIIC family phosphatase, translating into MSFRDLQMKIGELISSRTATVADYLKISKEIVPAGEFPFYFRQIKAAFLSSYTIQGLPEVFQVRGVFHNLKISTYTAPYAQISQEILNQASELYKFNPDIVYILAEQKDFLGDGHLAQLVETLKEKTEAEVILVLAGGENRGRERLHIFDFESFLDKIGRAGNWYTKFKDLGDLRLAPQAFPVLAESLLAYAVASAGNNKKCLVVDLDNTLWTGVAGEDGPRKVVPNQKLQEHLLGLYKRGVVLAINSKNNPEDAFEVIDNHPEMILRRDHFAAWRINWNNKDSNLIELSEEMSLGTASFAFIDDDPLNLGLVRSNLPEVAVMHPDSVFDYVGFHSFNLTREDVRRGEMYVEERRRKELKQAVPDQEDFLRKLNMEVSISPVSDSNLGRASQLTQKTNQFNLTTRRYSESEIRKFLETGWKIWSLQVKDVFGDYGIVGLAMFDSAKGHLDNFMLSCRVLGRGVETALLAQVLTEAQKSDLKVVSAEFIRTKKNLPAETFLAQSGFELVGKDATRESYEYDLSKKCIVPNYVRVTVSESEDL